From a single Osmerus mordax isolate fOsmMor3 chromosome 14, fOsmMor3.pri, whole genome shotgun sequence genomic region:
- the sh3d19 gene encoding SH3 domain-containing protein 19 isoform X1: protein MAEAIGNRDEEEEELREMRNQNQATDRSERNKPEHFISSQGPLSSIRAAIKKTRSVSQSDHARDRRRPEITILSAEPLASNTWFPATSGAFTSPPPPTQPVWTGAIQNSTQPPPSYDQVIKEKTQEHVATPIAAPRQSTTISTQTDPVEEDATVTATPEQTEASLPIKKNSTGQKPLKPPRPSPPKPLRRDLTCENQGCGDTKVNSTQTASITTGSQSKTESAVVPPSLPDSCINTHTPSVSVCFETSNKPSEPVSTQADSPAISSQHPAPSAEPVLAKRPTPLPRLKSLKQPIPEEVKVQTLVRLSDSDDGTLVTPIAKTDCSSSKYLQELLDVFCADGLCGQSCDTSDQSDESDQSDMSALHSQRNIQARIQAFESQASTDEGIEGKAAQEYPEPRPRNAHLKAAPPVATKPALVPRASIKTLRDDTQGTTNNHQGAVSLSLAAKPALAPRPSIKSPFFDSVPSTILQPTVFTQAPRPLLPRKPSVDLPYKEESETPPTKIAVLPPSLPSVAARAKAFSSQEEVPALVPLTPWKEPLNLNNHNSTFLSMETNSENDYVESPTTNTPVKPVRSAGSFTRESITRRPTTIRVPSLTGSVKLFEESPDLPPPLPVQKPVGSLPTPIPNRPSFTPSPITCLPSQNSFSFDQEPSLPPRPTGGKVPPPRPPPAKAGPGRPPPPRLDKTGRAPSTYGEPGGSPSPKQPQIQAQNPERKGPILPPRPKPGHRLYNKYTLELPHGITKFDRRGKNPDELSFRRNEVLLLLEQVDHNTFECQIGELRGRVPKCHLQIITPLSHSVPTKATPQEVSPVQRNNPGMQVQALHDFTPEGPSELGLRAGDVVTLVEQVDSDWYRGTCRGSSGFFPVSYAKVLSNASTPTDVRKAKPPAATVSGPRCVARFDFEGEHNDELTFAEGDVIRLLEYVGEEWARGQVGSCSGIFPFAYVDVIEDLPPATQQQSQPSKMALPGMTAPAKTQEAAKPVQSLSSGSQWAVALYDFAGQTEEDLSFQQGERILVLQHIDADWSSGRLGGREGVFPRAYVETSSSDLSQEMGRQPSGSGRAKALFDFQSNCEEELSIQVGDIIANLESMNDEWFLGDLRGKRALVPKNYVEVLVEP from the exons ATCGGTCTGAGAGAAATAAGCCAGAGCATTTCATTTCCAG TCAGGGACCCCTGTCCTCAATACGAGCTGCCATCAAAAAAA CAAGAAGCGTCTCTCAGAGTGACCACGcaagggacaggag ACGACCAGAGATCACCATCCTGTCTGCGGAGCCGCTGGCCAGTAACACCTGGTTCCCAGCGACCTCTGGGGCCTTCACTTCACCGCCACCCCCAACCCAGCCAGTCTGGACAGGGGCCATCCAAAACTCCACCCAG CCCCCACCATCCTATGACCAGGTCATCAAAGAGAAGACCCAGGAGCACGTTGCCACGCCGATCGCAGCCCCACGCCAATCCACAACGATCTCCACTCAGACTGACCCTGTAGAGGAAGACGCCACTGTCACAGCTACACCAGAACAGACAGAGGCTTCACTGCCAATAAAGAAAAACTCTACAG GTCAAAAGCCTCTAAAGCCACCAAGACCTTCACCTCCAAAGCCTTTGCGACGTGACTTGACCTGTGAAAATCAGGGTTGTGGCGACACCAAAGTGAACTCAACACAGACAGCATCCATTACCACTGGCAGCCAAAGCAAAACCGAGTCAGCTGTAGTTCCACCCAGTCTGCCAGACAgctgtataaacacacacaccccatctgtttctgtgtgttttgaaaCCTCAAACAAACCCTCTGAACCTGTTTCGACCCAGGCAGACTCACCTGCCATCTCGTCCCAGCACCCTGCCCCTTCAGCAGAACCGGTACTTGCCAAACGACCCACTCCACTTCCTCGTTTGAAATCCCTCAAGCAACCAATCCCAGAAGAGGTCAAAGTTCAGACCCTGGTCAGACTCAGTGACAGCGATGATGGTACTCTAGTGACCCCCATTGCGAAAACAGACTGTTCCTCCAGTAAGTACCTGCAGGAGCTGTTGGACGTATTTTGTGCAGACGGCCTATGCGGTCAGAGCTGTGACACCAGTGACCAATCAGACGAGAGTGACCAGAGCGACATGAGTGCCCTCCACAGCCAACGGAACATCCAGGCCCGGATCCAAGCCTTCGAGAGCCAGGCCAGCACAGATGAAGGAATAGAAGGGAAAGCTGCCCAGGAATATCCTGAACCCCGACCCAGAAACGCTCACCTCAAAGCCGCCCCCCCAGTGGCCACCAAACCTGCCTTGGTCCCCAGAGCCTCCATCAAAACCCTCAGAGATGACACCCAGGGTACCACTAAcaaccaccagggggcagtatcTTTATCCTTGGCCGCCAAACCTGCCCTCGCCCCTAGACCCTCCATCAAGTCTCCCTTTTTTGATTCAGTACCTTCTACCATACTTCAACCCACTGTCTTCACCCAAGCCCCCAGACCCCTACTTCCTAGAAAGCCTTCGGTAGACCTACCATATAAGGAGGAATCGGAAACCCCTCCCACCAAGATTGCAGTCTTGCCCCCCTCATTGCCCTCTGTGGCAGCCCGGGCCAAGGCCTTCTCCTCCCAAGAGGAAGTCCCGGCTCTGGTCCCCCTCACACCTTGGAAGGAACCACTAAACCTCAACAACCACAACTCAACCTTCCTGTCCATGGAGACCAACTCAGAGAATGATTATGTTGAAAGCCCCACAA cCAACACCCCAGTCAAGCCAGTACGTAGCGCTGGCTCCTTCACCAGAGAGAGTATCACCAGACGACCTACCACCATCagagtgcccagtctgaccggCTCCGTTAAAC TTTTCGAGGAATCTCcggacctccctcctcctctccctgttcagAAGCCAGTGggctccctccctacccctatCCCCAACAGGCCAAGCTTCACACCATCCCCCATCACATGCCTCCCCTCCCAG AATTCCTTCAGTTTTGATCAAGAGCCGTCTCTCCCCCCACG ACCCACTGGAGGTAAGGtcccccctcctcgcccacCTCCTGCCAAAGCTGGCCCAGGacggccccctcctcccaggctAGACAAAACAGGCCGCGCCCCCTCCACCTATGGAGAACCAGGGGGAAGTCCTTCACCCAAGCAGCCCCAGATCCAGGCTCAGAATCCTGAAAGGAAGGGACCCATACTGCCCCCTAGACCCAAACCTGGTCACCGCCTCTATAATAAATACACG CTTGAGCTTCCTCATGGCATCACAAAGTTTGACCGCAGAGGAAAAAACCCAGATGAGTTATCATTCCGG AGGAATGAGGTGCTGCTGTTGCTGGAGCAGGTGGACCATAACACCTTCGAATGCCAGATAGGAGAACTCAGAGGACGCGTCCCGAAGTGTCACCTGCAGATCattactcctctctctcactctgtaccCACCAAGGCTACACCACAG GAAGTGAGTCCAGTCCAAAGAAATAACCCTGGTATGCAGGTTCAGGCCCTCCATGACTTTACTCCAG agGGTCCATCGGAGCTGGGCCTGAGGGCAGGAGATGTGGTGACCTTGGTGGAGCAGGTGGACAGCGACTGGTACCGCGGCACCTGCAGAGGATCCTCTGGGTTCTTCCCCGTTAGCTATGCCAAAGTCCTG TCAAATGCATCCACACCTACAGATGTCAGGAAGGCCAAGCCCCCAGCTGCTACAGTCAG CGGCCCCAGATGTGTGGCGCGGTTTGACTTTGAGGGCGAGCACAATGACGAGCTGACATTCGCCGAGGGGGACGTGATCCGGCTGCTGGAGTACGTGGGTGAGGAGTGGGCGAGGGGACAGGTAGGAAGCTGCTCCGGAATCTTCCCCTTCGCCTATGTGGATGTCATCGAGGACCTGCCTCCAGCTACTCAGCAACAGTCCCAACCCTCCAAGATGGCTCTGCCCG GCATGACTGCACCGGCCAAGACCCAAGAGGCTGCGAAACCAGTTCAG TCGTTGTCCTCAGGATCACAGTGGGCTGTGGCTCTTTATGACTTTGCTGGGCAGACAGAGGAGGACCTGTCCTTCCAGCAGGGGGAGCGGATCCTGGTCCTGCAGCACATAGACGCAGACTGGAGCTCTGGAAGGCTCGGTGGCCGTGAGGGGGTCTTCCCCAGGGCCTACGTGGAGACTAGCAGCTCAG ACCTTTCTCAAGAGATGGGCAGACAACCCAGTGGTTCAGGGAGAGCCAAGGCACTGTTTGACTTTCAGTCCAACTGTGAGGAAGAGCTCTCCATACAG GTGGGGGACATCATAGCCAACCTGGAGTCAATGAATGACGAGTGGTTCCTGGGAGATCTAAGAGGGAAACGGGCCTTAGTTCCTAAAAACTATGTAGAGGTGTTAGTGGAGCCATGA
- the rps3a gene encoding small ribosomal subunit protein eS1, whose protein sequence is MAVGKNKRLTKGGKKGAKKKIVDPFSKKDWYDVKAPAMFNIRNLGKTLVTRTQGTRIASDGLKGRVFEVSLADLQNDEVAFRKFKLITEDVQGKNCLCNFHGMDLTRDKMCSMVKKWQTMIEAHVDVKTTDGYLLRLFCVGFTKKRTNQIRKTSYAQHQQVRQIRKKMMEIMTREVQTNDLKEVVNKLIPDSVGKDIEKACQSIYPLHDVFVRKVKMLKKPKFELGKLMELHGEGGGGTTAAKPTGDDTGAKVERADGYEPPIQETV, encoded by the exons ATGGCAGTCGGCAAGAATAAGAGGCTGACCAAAGGCGGCAAGAAAGGTGCCAAAAAGAAGAT CGTGGACCCTTTCTCCAAGAAGGATTGGTATGATGTCAAGGCACCAGCCATGTTCAACATCCGCAATCTTGGCAAGACCTTGGTCACCAGGACTCAGGGAACCA GAATCGCCTCTGATGGTCTGAAGGGCCGTGTGTTCGAGGTGAGCCTCGCTGACCTGcagaatgacgaggtggccttCCGCAAGTTCAAGCTCATAACCGAGGACGTGCAGGGCAAGAACTGCCTGTGCAACTTCCACGGCATGGACCTAACTCGTGACAAGATGTGCTCCATGGTCAAGAAGTGGCAG ACCATGATCGAGGCCCACGTGGACGTGAAGACCACAGACGGTTACCTGCTGCGTCTGTTCTGTGTCGGCTTCACCAAGAAGCGCACCAATCAGATCAGGAAGACCTCGTACGCCCAGCACCAGCAGGTGCGTCAGATCCGCAAGAAGATGATGGAGATCATGACCCGCGAGGTGCAGACCAACGACCTCAAGGAAGTTGTCAACAAGCT TATACCTGACAGCGTTGGTAAGGACATTGAGAAGGCTTGCCAGTCCATCTACCCCTTGCACGACGTGTTCGTAAGGAAGGTCAAAATGCTGAAAAAGCCCAAGTTTGAGT TGGGCAAGCTGATGGAGCTCCATGGTGAGGGCGGTGGCGGCACCACCGCGGCCAAGCCCACCGGGGACGACACCGGAGCCAAGGTGGAGAGAGCCGACGGCTACGAGCCCCCCATCCAGGAGACCGTCTAG
- the sh3d19 gene encoding SH3 domain-containing protein 19 isoform X3 codes for MAEAIGNRDEEEEELREMRNQNQATDRSERNKPEHFISSQGPLSSIRAAIKKTRSVSQSDHARDRRRPEITILSAEPLASNTWFPATSGAFTSPPPPTQPVWTGAIQNSTQPPPSYDQVIKEKTQEHVATPIAAPRQSTTISTQTDPVEEDATVTATPEQTEASLPIKKNSTGQKPLKPPRPSPPKPLRRDLTCENQGCGDTKVNSTQTASITTGSQSKTESAVVPPSLPDSCINTHTPSVSVCFETSNKPSEPVSTQADSPAISSQHPAPSAEPVLAKRPTPLPRLKSLKQPIPEEVKVQTLVRLSDSDDGTLVTPIAKTDCSSSKYLQELLDVFCADGLCGQSCDTSDQSDESDQSDMSALHSQRNIQARIQAFESQASTDEGIEGKAAQEYPEPRPRNAHLKAAPPVATKPALVPRASIKTLRDDTQGTTNNHQGAVSLSLAAKPALAPRPSIKSPFFDSVPSTILQPTVFTQAPRPLLPRKPSVDLPYKEESETPPTKIAVLPPSLPSVAARAKAFSSQEEVPALVPLTPWKEPLNLNNHNSTFLSMETNSENDYVESPTTNTPVKPVRSAGSFTRESITRRPTTIRVPSLTGSVKLFEESPDLPPPLPVQKPVGSLPTPIPNRPSFTPSPITCLPSQNSFSFDQEPSLPPRPTGGKVPPPRPPPAKAGPGRPPPPRLDKTGRAPSTYGEPGGSPSPKQPQIQAQNPERKGPILPPRPKPGHRLYNKYTLELPHGITKFDRRGKNPDELSFRRNEVLLLLEQVDHNTFECQIGELRGRVPKCHLQIITPLSHSVPTKATPQEVSPVQRNNPGMQVQALHDFTPEGPSELGLRAGDVVTLVEQVDSDWYRGTCRGSSGFFPVSYAKVLSNASTPTDVRKAKPPAATVSGPRCVARFDFEGEHNDELTFAEGDVIRLLEYVGEEWARGQVGSCSGIFPFAYVDVIEDLPPATQQQSQPSKMALPGMTAPAKTQEAAKPVQTFLKRWADNPVVQGEPRHCLTFSPTVRKSSPYRWGTS; via the exons ATCGGTCTGAGAGAAATAAGCCAGAGCATTTCATTTCCAG TCAGGGACCCCTGTCCTCAATACGAGCTGCCATCAAAAAAA CAAGAAGCGTCTCTCAGAGTGACCACGcaagggacaggag ACGACCAGAGATCACCATCCTGTCTGCGGAGCCGCTGGCCAGTAACACCTGGTTCCCAGCGACCTCTGGGGCCTTCACTTCACCGCCACCCCCAACCCAGCCAGTCTGGACAGGGGCCATCCAAAACTCCACCCAG CCCCCACCATCCTATGACCAGGTCATCAAAGAGAAGACCCAGGAGCACGTTGCCACGCCGATCGCAGCCCCACGCCAATCCACAACGATCTCCACTCAGACTGACCCTGTAGAGGAAGACGCCACTGTCACAGCTACACCAGAACAGACAGAGGCTTCACTGCCAATAAAGAAAAACTCTACAG GTCAAAAGCCTCTAAAGCCACCAAGACCTTCACCTCCAAAGCCTTTGCGACGTGACTTGACCTGTGAAAATCAGGGTTGTGGCGACACCAAAGTGAACTCAACACAGACAGCATCCATTACCACTGGCAGCCAAAGCAAAACCGAGTCAGCTGTAGTTCCACCCAGTCTGCCAGACAgctgtataaacacacacaccccatctgtttctgtgtgttttgaaaCCTCAAACAAACCCTCTGAACCTGTTTCGACCCAGGCAGACTCACCTGCCATCTCGTCCCAGCACCCTGCCCCTTCAGCAGAACCGGTACTTGCCAAACGACCCACTCCACTTCCTCGTTTGAAATCCCTCAAGCAACCAATCCCAGAAGAGGTCAAAGTTCAGACCCTGGTCAGACTCAGTGACAGCGATGATGGTACTCTAGTGACCCCCATTGCGAAAACAGACTGTTCCTCCAGTAAGTACCTGCAGGAGCTGTTGGACGTATTTTGTGCAGACGGCCTATGCGGTCAGAGCTGTGACACCAGTGACCAATCAGACGAGAGTGACCAGAGCGACATGAGTGCCCTCCACAGCCAACGGAACATCCAGGCCCGGATCCAAGCCTTCGAGAGCCAGGCCAGCACAGATGAAGGAATAGAAGGGAAAGCTGCCCAGGAATATCCTGAACCCCGACCCAGAAACGCTCACCTCAAAGCCGCCCCCCCAGTGGCCACCAAACCTGCCTTGGTCCCCAGAGCCTCCATCAAAACCCTCAGAGATGACACCCAGGGTACCACTAAcaaccaccagggggcagtatcTTTATCCTTGGCCGCCAAACCTGCCCTCGCCCCTAGACCCTCCATCAAGTCTCCCTTTTTTGATTCAGTACCTTCTACCATACTTCAACCCACTGTCTTCACCCAAGCCCCCAGACCCCTACTTCCTAGAAAGCCTTCGGTAGACCTACCATATAAGGAGGAATCGGAAACCCCTCCCACCAAGATTGCAGTCTTGCCCCCCTCATTGCCCTCTGTGGCAGCCCGGGCCAAGGCCTTCTCCTCCCAAGAGGAAGTCCCGGCTCTGGTCCCCCTCACACCTTGGAAGGAACCACTAAACCTCAACAACCACAACTCAACCTTCCTGTCCATGGAGACCAACTCAGAGAATGATTATGTTGAAAGCCCCACAA cCAACACCCCAGTCAAGCCAGTACGTAGCGCTGGCTCCTTCACCAGAGAGAGTATCACCAGACGACCTACCACCATCagagtgcccagtctgaccggCTCCGTTAAAC TTTTCGAGGAATCTCcggacctccctcctcctctccctgttcagAAGCCAGTGggctccctccctacccctatCCCCAACAGGCCAAGCTTCACACCATCCCCCATCACATGCCTCCCCTCCCAG AATTCCTTCAGTTTTGATCAAGAGCCGTCTCTCCCCCCACG ACCCACTGGAGGTAAGGtcccccctcctcgcccacCTCCTGCCAAAGCTGGCCCAGGacggccccctcctcccaggctAGACAAAACAGGCCGCGCCCCCTCCACCTATGGAGAACCAGGGGGAAGTCCTTCACCCAAGCAGCCCCAGATCCAGGCTCAGAATCCTGAAAGGAAGGGACCCATACTGCCCCCTAGACCCAAACCTGGTCACCGCCTCTATAATAAATACACG CTTGAGCTTCCTCATGGCATCACAAAGTTTGACCGCAGAGGAAAAAACCCAGATGAGTTATCATTCCGG AGGAATGAGGTGCTGCTGTTGCTGGAGCAGGTGGACCATAACACCTTCGAATGCCAGATAGGAGAACTCAGAGGACGCGTCCCGAAGTGTCACCTGCAGATCattactcctctctctcactctgtaccCACCAAGGCTACACCACAG GAAGTGAGTCCAGTCCAAAGAAATAACCCTGGTATGCAGGTTCAGGCCCTCCATGACTTTACTCCAG agGGTCCATCGGAGCTGGGCCTGAGGGCAGGAGATGTGGTGACCTTGGTGGAGCAGGTGGACAGCGACTGGTACCGCGGCACCTGCAGAGGATCCTCTGGGTTCTTCCCCGTTAGCTATGCCAAAGTCCTG TCAAATGCATCCACACCTACAGATGTCAGGAAGGCCAAGCCCCCAGCTGCTACAGTCAG CGGCCCCAGATGTGTGGCGCGGTTTGACTTTGAGGGCGAGCACAATGACGAGCTGACATTCGCCGAGGGGGACGTGATCCGGCTGCTGGAGTACGTGGGTGAGGAGTGGGCGAGGGGACAGGTAGGAAGCTGCTCCGGAATCTTCCCCTTCGCCTATGTGGATGTCATCGAGGACCTGCCTCCAGCTACTCAGCAACAGTCCCAACCCTCCAAGATGGCTCTGCCCG GCATGACTGCACCGGCCAAGACCCAAGAGGCTGCGAAACCAGTTCAG ACCTTTCTCAAGAGATGGGCAGACAACCCAGTGGTTCAGGGAGAGCCAAGGCACTGTTTGACTTTCAGTCCAACTGTGAGGAAGAGCTCTCCATACAG GTGGGGGACATCATAG
- the sh3d19 gene encoding SH3 domain-containing protein 19 isoform X2 translates to MPTASVGNQPADDLCSLKFLLAQHRSERNKPEHFISSQGPLSSIRAAIKKTRSVSQSDHARDRRRPEITILSAEPLASNTWFPATSGAFTSPPPPTQPVWTGAIQNSTQPPPSYDQVIKEKTQEHVATPIAAPRQSTTISTQTDPVEEDATVTATPEQTEASLPIKKNSTGQKPLKPPRPSPPKPLRRDLTCENQGCGDTKVNSTQTASITTGSQSKTESAVVPPSLPDSCINTHTPSVSVCFETSNKPSEPVSTQADSPAISSQHPAPSAEPVLAKRPTPLPRLKSLKQPIPEEVKVQTLVRLSDSDDGTLVTPIAKTDCSSSKYLQELLDVFCADGLCGQSCDTSDQSDESDQSDMSALHSQRNIQARIQAFESQASTDEGIEGKAAQEYPEPRPRNAHLKAAPPVATKPALVPRASIKTLRDDTQGTTNNHQGAVSLSLAAKPALAPRPSIKSPFFDSVPSTILQPTVFTQAPRPLLPRKPSVDLPYKEESETPPTKIAVLPPSLPSVAARAKAFSSQEEVPALVPLTPWKEPLNLNNHNSTFLSMETNSENDYVESPTTNTPVKPVRSAGSFTRESITRRPTTIRVPSLTGSVKLFEESPDLPPPLPVQKPVGSLPTPIPNRPSFTPSPITCLPSQNSFSFDQEPSLPPRPTGGKVPPPRPPPAKAGPGRPPPPRLDKTGRAPSTYGEPGGSPSPKQPQIQAQNPERKGPILPPRPKPGHRLYNKYTLELPHGITKFDRRGKNPDELSFRRNEVLLLLEQVDHNTFECQIGELRGRVPKCHLQIITPLSHSVPTKATPQEVSPVQRNNPGMQVQALHDFTPEGPSELGLRAGDVVTLVEQVDSDWYRGTCRGSSGFFPVSYAKVLSNASTPTDVRKAKPPAATVSGPRCVARFDFEGEHNDELTFAEGDVIRLLEYVGEEWARGQVGSCSGIFPFAYVDVIEDLPPATQQQSQPSKMALPGMTAPAKTQEAAKPVQSLSSGSQWAVALYDFAGQTEEDLSFQQGERILVLQHIDADWSSGRLGGREGVFPRAYVETSSSDLSQEMGRQPSGSGRAKALFDFQSNCEEELSIQVGDIIANLESMNDEWFLGDLRGKRALVPKNYVEVLVEP, encoded by the exons ATGCCCACAGCTTCTGTGGGGAATCAGCCTGCCGACGACCTCTGCAGTTTGAAGTTTCTGCTTGCACAGC ATCGGTCTGAGAGAAATAAGCCAGAGCATTTCATTTCCAG TCAGGGACCCCTGTCCTCAATACGAGCTGCCATCAAAAAAA CAAGAAGCGTCTCTCAGAGTGACCACGcaagggacaggag ACGACCAGAGATCACCATCCTGTCTGCGGAGCCGCTGGCCAGTAACACCTGGTTCCCAGCGACCTCTGGGGCCTTCACTTCACCGCCACCCCCAACCCAGCCAGTCTGGACAGGGGCCATCCAAAACTCCACCCAG CCCCCACCATCCTATGACCAGGTCATCAAAGAGAAGACCCAGGAGCACGTTGCCACGCCGATCGCAGCCCCACGCCAATCCACAACGATCTCCACTCAGACTGACCCTGTAGAGGAAGACGCCACTGTCACAGCTACACCAGAACAGACAGAGGCTTCACTGCCAATAAAGAAAAACTCTACAG GTCAAAAGCCTCTAAAGCCACCAAGACCTTCACCTCCAAAGCCTTTGCGACGTGACTTGACCTGTGAAAATCAGGGTTGTGGCGACACCAAAGTGAACTCAACACAGACAGCATCCATTACCACTGGCAGCCAAAGCAAAACCGAGTCAGCTGTAGTTCCACCCAGTCTGCCAGACAgctgtataaacacacacaccccatctgtttctgtgtgttttgaaaCCTCAAACAAACCCTCTGAACCTGTTTCGACCCAGGCAGACTCACCTGCCATCTCGTCCCAGCACCCTGCCCCTTCAGCAGAACCGGTACTTGCCAAACGACCCACTCCACTTCCTCGTTTGAAATCCCTCAAGCAACCAATCCCAGAAGAGGTCAAAGTTCAGACCCTGGTCAGACTCAGTGACAGCGATGATGGTACTCTAGTGACCCCCATTGCGAAAACAGACTGTTCCTCCAGTAAGTACCTGCAGGAGCTGTTGGACGTATTTTGTGCAGACGGCCTATGCGGTCAGAGCTGTGACACCAGTGACCAATCAGACGAGAGTGACCAGAGCGACATGAGTGCCCTCCACAGCCAACGGAACATCCAGGCCCGGATCCAAGCCTTCGAGAGCCAGGCCAGCACAGATGAAGGAATAGAAGGGAAAGCTGCCCAGGAATATCCTGAACCCCGACCCAGAAACGCTCACCTCAAAGCCGCCCCCCCAGTGGCCACCAAACCTGCCTTGGTCCCCAGAGCCTCCATCAAAACCCTCAGAGATGACACCCAGGGTACCACTAAcaaccaccagggggcagtatcTTTATCCTTGGCCGCCAAACCTGCCCTCGCCCCTAGACCCTCCATCAAGTCTCCCTTTTTTGATTCAGTACCTTCTACCATACTTCAACCCACTGTCTTCACCCAAGCCCCCAGACCCCTACTTCCTAGAAAGCCTTCGGTAGACCTACCATATAAGGAGGAATCGGAAACCCCTCCCACCAAGATTGCAGTCTTGCCCCCCTCATTGCCCTCTGTGGCAGCCCGGGCCAAGGCCTTCTCCTCCCAAGAGGAAGTCCCGGCTCTGGTCCCCCTCACACCTTGGAAGGAACCACTAAACCTCAACAACCACAACTCAACCTTCCTGTCCATGGAGACCAACTCAGAGAATGATTATGTTGAAAGCCCCACAA cCAACACCCCAGTCAAGCCAGTACGTAGCGCTGGCTCCTTCACCAGAGAGAGTATCACCAGACGACCTACCACCATCagagtgcccagtctgaccggCTCCGTTAAAC TTTTCGAGGAATCTCcggacctccctcctcctctccctgttcagAAGCCAGTGggctccctccctacccctatCCCCAACAGGCCAAGCTTCACACCATCCCCCATCACATGCCTCCCCTCCCAG AATTCCTTCAGTTTTGATCAAGAGCCGTCTCTCCCCCCACG ACCCACTGGAGGTAAGGtcccccctcctcgcccacCTCCTGCCAAAGCTGGCCCAGGacggccccctcctcccaggctAGACAAAACAGGCCGCGCCCCCTCCACCTATGGAGAACCAGGGGGAAGTCCTTCACCCAAGCAGCCCCAGATCCAGGCTCAGAATCCTGAAAGGAAGGGACCCATACTGCCCCCTAGACCCAAACCTGGTCACCGCCTCTATAATAAATACACG CTTGAGCTTCCTCATGGCATCACAAAGTTTGACCGCAGAGGAAAAAACCCAGATGAGTTATCATTCCGG AGGAATGAGGTGCTGCTGTTGCTGGAGCAGGTGGACCATAACACCTTCGAATGCCAGATAGGAGAACTCAGAGGACGCGTCCCGAAGTGTCACCTGCAGATCattactcctctctctcactctgtaccCACCAAGGCTACACCACAG GAAGTGAGTCCAGTCCAAAGAAATAACCCTGGTATGCAGGTTCAGGCCCTCCATGACTTTACTCCAG agGGTCCATCGGAGCTGGGCCTGAGGGCAGGAGATGTGGTGACCTTGGTGGAGCAGGTGGACAGCGACTGGTACCGCGGCACCTGCAGAGGATCCTCTGGGTTCTTCCCCGTTAGCTATGCCAAAGTCCTG TCAAATGCATCCACACCTACAGATGTCAGGAAGGCCAAGCCCCCAGCTGCTACAGTCAG CGGCCCCAGATGTGTGGCGCGGTTTGACTTTGAGGGCGAGCACAATGACGAGCTGACATTCGCCGAGGGGGACGTGATCCGGCTGCTGGAGTACGTGGGTGAGGAGTGGGCGAGGGGACAGGTAGGAAGCTGCTCCGGAATCTTCCCCTTCGCCTATGTGGATGTCATCGAGGACCTGCCTCCAGCTACTCAGCAACAGTCCCAACCCTCCAAGATGGCTCTGCCCG GCATGACTGCACCGGCCAAGACCCAAGAGGCTGCGAAACCAGTTCAG TCGTTGTCCTCAGGATCACAGTGGGCTGTGGCTCTTTATGACTTTGCTGGGCAGACAGAGGAGGACCTGTCCTTCCAGCAGGGGGAGCGGATCCTGGTCCTGCAGCACATAGACGCAGACTGGAGCTCTGGAAGGCTCGGTGGCCGTGAGGGGGTCTTCCCCAGGGCCTACGTGGAGACTAGCAGCTCAG ACCTTTCTCAAGAGATGGGCAGACAACCCAGTGGTTCAGGGAGAGCCAAGGCACTGTTTGACTTTCAGTCCAACTGTGAGGAAGAGCTCTCCATACAG GTGGGGGACATCATAGCCAACCTGGAGTCAATGAATGACGAGTGGTTCCTGGGAGATCTAAGAGGGAAACGGGCCTTAGTTCCTAAAAACTATGTAGAGGTGTTAGTGGAGCCATGA